Proteins encoded within one genomic window of Felis catus isolate Fca126 chromosome C1, F.catus_Fca126_mat1.0, whole genome shotgun sequence:
- the MOB3C gene encoding MOB kinase activator 3C, protein MALCLKQVFAKDKTFRPRKRFEPGTQRFELYKKAQASLKSGLDLRTVVRLPPGENIDDWIAVHVVDFFNRINLIYGTMAERCSETSCPVMAGGPRYEYRWQDERQYRRPAKLSAPRYMALLMDWIEGLINDEDVFPTRVGVPFPKNFQQVCTKILTRLFRVFVHVYIHHFDSILSMGAEAHVNTCYKHFYYFIREFSLVDQRELEPLREMTERICH, encoded by the exons ATGGCACTGTGCCTGAAGCAGGTGTTCGCCAAGGACAAGACATTCCGGCCTCGGAAGCGCTTCGAACCAGGCACACAGCGCTTCGAGCTGTACAAGAAGGCACAGGCATCACTCAAGTCAGGCCTGGACCTGCGCACTGTGGTGAGGCTGCCACCAGGAGAGAACATCGACGACTGGATCGCCGTGCACGTGGTGGACTTCTTCAATCGCATCAACCTCATCTATGGCACCATGGCTGAGCGCTGCAGTGAGACTAGCTGCCCGGTCATGGCCGGAGGGCCCCGCTATGAGTACCGTTGGCAGGACGAGCGCCAGTATAGGCGGCCTGCCAAGCTCTCGGCGCCGCGCTACATGGCCTTGCTTATGGACTGGATTGAGGGCCTCATCAATGACGAGGACGTCTTTCCCACTCGTGTTG GAGTTCCCTTCCCCAAGAACTTCCAGCAGGTCTGCACCAAGATCCTGACCCGCCTCTTCCGTGTCTTTGTCCACGTCTACATTCACCACTTTGACAGCATCCTCAGCATGGGGGCTGAGGCACATGTCAACACCTGCTATAAACACTTCTACTATTTCATCCGCGAGTTCAGCCTGGTGGACCAGCGGGAGCTAGAGCCACTG AGGGAGATGACAGAGCGGATCTGTCACTGA